Proteins from one Argopecten irradians isolate NY chromosome 15, Ai_NY, whole genome shotgun sequence genomic window:
- the LOC138309804 gene encoding 2-aminomuconic semialdehyde dehydrogenase-like, whose product MEEVVVANFINGEFVPASSYVPSFDPSTGKVWAKIPDSGAEEVDKAVTAAKTAFKTWSVKSAEERSKVLMKIAEKLEARMAEFVELESRDQGKPLWLSKAVDIPRAVHNFRVFASSVLHDTNRSSVMNAANAVNYTVRDPVGVAGLISPWNLPLYLLSFKIAPAIAAGNTVVAKPSEMTSVSAWKLCEVFNEAGVPPGVINLVFGVGPKAGEAIVVHPDVPLISFTGGTVTAKRLKTSAAPFSKKLSLELGGKNPAVIFADADMEKCIATTIRSSFLNQGEICLCTSRIYVEKPAYEDFLKKFVEETKKLKVGNPREDSSFMGALISKEHLEKVKGYVKVGVEEGATIACGEGKESLDLPAEYKDGYYMRPTVFTDLKDDSRLMKEEIFGPVTCVVPFDTEEEVIVKANDVQYGLAATVWTQDVSRLHRVSRKIQAGTVWANCWLVRDLNMPFGGMKDSGTGREGCVDSMDFYTEQKTICLKL is encoded by the exons ATGGAGGAAGTAGTTGTAGCAAACTTTATTAACGGGGAATTTGTGCCTGCAAGTTCTTACGTTCCAAGTTTTGACCCGTCGACTGGAAAAGTATGGGCGAAGATTCCAGACAGTGGTGCAGAGGAGGTCGACAAGGCCGTGACAGCGGCGAAGACGGCCTTCAAAAC GTGGTCTGTGAAATCAGCCGAGGAACGTTCTAAGGTCCTGATGAAAATCGCCGAGAAGTTGGAGGCTCGAATGGCCGAATTTGTCGAACTGGAGTCACGTGACCAGGGTAAACCGTTGTGGCTGTCGAAGGCTGTAGACATTCCGAGGGCAGTCCACAACTTCCGTGTGTTTGCATCGTCTGTTTTACACGATACAAACAG GTCGTCTGTGATGAATGCGGCTAATGCAGTGAACTACACAGTAAGGGATCCCGTGGGGGTGGCAGGTCTGATCAGTCCTTGGAACCTTCCTCTTTACCTACTCTCATTCAAGATAGCCCCCGCCATCGCGGCTGGTAATACCGTGGTCGCCAAACCCAGCGAGATGACATCAGTGTCGGCATGGAAACTGTGTGAAGTCTTCAATGAAGCAG GTGTACCTCCTGGTGTGATCAACCTCGTGTTCGGTGTGGGGCCCAAGGCGGGGGAAGCTATCGTAGTCCACCCTGATGTGCCCCTGATATCGTTTACAGGGGGTACTGTGACAGCCAAACGACTGAAGACCTCAGCTGCTCCGTTTAGCAAAAAACTATCACTGGAG CTCGGAGGTAAAAATCCAGCAGTGATCTTCGCTGATGCTGACATGGAAAAATGCATCGCTACAACTATTAG GTCAAGTTTTTTGAACCAGGGTGAGATTTGTCTGTGCACCAGTCGTATATATGTGGAGAAGCCTGCCTATGAGGATTTCCTAAAGAAATTTGTAGAGGAAACCAA GAAGTTAAAGGTTGGAAACCCAAGAGAGGACAGCAGCTTTATGGGGGCTCTGATCAGCAAGGAACACCTGGAGAAGGTCAAAGGGTATGTGAAGGTCGGAGTGGAGGAAGGAGCCACTATAGCCTGTGGTGAAGGAAAAGAATCTCTCGACCTGCCAGCTGAATATAAGGAT GGATACTATATGAGGCCAACCGTATTCACAGACCTGAAGGATGACTCGCGTCTGATGAAGGAAGAAATCTTCGGCCCTGTTACATGTGTTGTACCTTTCGACACAGAGGAAGAG GTGATTGTGAAGGCAAATGATGTACAGTATGGATTGGCAGCGACAGTGTGGACTCAAGATGTTTCCCGTCTCCACAGAGTCTCCAGGAAAATACAG GCAGGGACTGTATGGGCCAACTGCTGGTTGGTACGGGACCTTAATATGCCGTTCGGTGGAATGAAGGATTCTGGGACAGGACGGGAAGGCTGTGTGGATTCAATGGACTTTTATACAGAGCAGAAAACAATATGTCTCAAATTGTAG